One region of Bombus affinis isolate iyBomAffi1 chromosome 3, iyBomAffi1.2, whole genome shotgun sequence genomic DNA includes:
- the LOC126914325 gene encoding uncharacterized protein LOC126914325 isoform X1: protein MSKKTVDSDPSSDGMNSAITKSIHSLSDNTRKLMVFPNILQNICLSDSIGKNGNIMSESELIKEEHKDFEISTPSGYPNSNIVIKPITVIKINKNNPANNADNENLKSATEVPKINTNEEKLELKSNHTKKMQNLNNSRRKEKGSTEVSNSINISRNQRKSQELKCTAKTLENNQTTSTDVPKSQRDDIRSEQSTSKRYLSESLEENKETKAEYEIDGNLLNKPEHVYKRTKCDDYITVYKKEIPDKRKMSSCNTESKQAVISNTLSNKTETTDVVHYIKCKKQELENEADERNIITLDSHKSSTSVTPVVTKRSLPLNSSNTSGNYCNVINSEGIMKDDYKNEINNKNLECKNLESIGLNHKNDNEVQMKSMSTSVLEFENEGSRKLGDENLNVKDTSVNEDRINSSLITSNTSLNQETLNTDSICQNNSNQTLTVRPVVRKRGRPRKILLTVQKTADISNKESQENLGVLQKMNDISIEETPVHSNRHSEESYNFSNNDDIDDNNSTEGNPDTSTSRGRGRGRGRGRGRGRGRGKGRGRGRGRGRGRGRGRGSSYSALDTEYIENSEGPITIEENSNENSTVTRASEVNFVTCAKCEEDILKVNWDSHNLRKHNYMSWKKDDEPIDFENNIKLWRKVLMTAIQKRRGQLCCEKCGAVKRSANGFISHMQFCGKSEEERQALMVSCPICGAVMMPSSMEMHERVHRQTERNKINELQLNTATNERTKRKAAEKAISKISEFTELVKDSNLPPEKKMKPDSSLLKSLIKMPEHKRPIPSVWKGMWKKVLSSGGTINCRQVGCTYTCSSLEDMCEHVSKCNFTPEESYICKKCKFSTTSDEDIKKHVLEKHSITDEVDKYSDFEEEDCSSDEKTSTMKFLYKEKFRKIKWKEPYLLGVQWSMEFEQTNYELCLFNDYFPNQFTLLNNSDILKYLPELEISMRTKKESVSKTLCNTEDTWKQWKRFEGGLDEGTPIFFTGGPVWSLAWLPIPSPMYSKEPCQYIAISTHPKMTSEYTVGKSHSEPNMIQIWNIGSLDYEIDSKVESPTLSYAIVHNSGTIWCLEWCPSGCYQDESLNNYKNENKIPSNLKRMGMLAAACSNGNVNVYSLPFPEELKFKKTTDNEWPIYSTDPVITLVVNISMYDNNDQNWQCTKLSWTKEHGHNTIAAGFSNGYIALWDLTYKSPLSIQKRKNTYFINAFQHFYAHGNAVSMLALIPYNKGRFLASGSLDRSYKFWNLEDINSPQISMQKSIIVNGEWMTHWPCAIVTFDDALGYNHTYTYLISLREHEYKYYPILQTNSTTYAVATSDYANSIAHGTLAGEIQTIFAHGLIYNRDIDKALTKKKMVSSFVKIVDFSEKEDSKDNKKHKKNSKDYCYMPGTYDQCQDRFGIVFCDKLKSVEHHEQKQPNEEELLEVPLEEYPFMSVNRMSWNPNAWSYFWMVVGYQNGLVRLLNFRYMSVSRELKTLLPQYVKSMLHKAKITTEKRC from the exons ATGAGCAAAAAGACTGTGGATTCTGACCCTTCATCTGATGGTATGAATTCAGCTATTACTAAATCTATTCATTCATTATCTGATAATACAAGGAAGTTAATGGTTTTTcctaatatattacaaaatatttgtcTCAGTGATTCTATAGGAAAAA ATGGAAACATAATGTCTGAATCAGAACTTATAAAAGAAGAACATAAAGATTTTGAGATTTCCACACCCAGTGGATATCCAAACTCAAACATTGTGATAAAACCAATCACTgtcataaaaattaataaaaataatccaGCAAATAATGCAGATAACGAAAATTTAAAAAGTGCAACAGAAGTGCctaaaattaatacaaatgaaGAAAAATTAGAACTAAAATCAAATCACACAAAGAAAATGCAGAATCTTAATAATAGTAGAAGGAAAGAGAAGGGTAGCACAGAAGTAAGTAACTccataaatatttcaagaaatCAGAGAAAATCACAAGAACTAAAATGTACTGCTAAaaccttagaaaataatcaaaCTACCTCAACTGATGTACCAAAGTCTCAGAGAGATGATATAAGATCAGAACAAAGTACTAGTAAAAGATATTTAAGTGAAAGTTTAGAAGAGAATAAGGAAACAAAAGCAGAATATGAAATTGATGGAAATTTACTTAATAAACCTGAACATGTTTATAAACGAACTAAATGTGATGATTATATTACagtatataaaaaagaaattccaGACAAAAGAAAAATGAGTTCTTGTAATACAGAATCAAAACAAGCAGTAATTTCTAATACTTTATCAAATAAAACTGAAACAACTGATGTTGTTCATTACATTAAATGTAAAAAACAAGAGCTTGAAAATGAAGCTGATGAAAGGAATATAATTACACTTGATTCACATAAATCTTCTACTTCTGTTACACCAGTTGTGACAAAACGTTCATTGCCTTTGAATTCCTCTAATACTTCTGGAAATTATTGTAATGTTATAAATAGTGAAGGAATAATGAAGGAcgattataaaaatgaaataaataataaaaatttggaatgtaaaaatttagaaagtatAGGGTTGAATCATAAGAATgataatgaagtacaaatgaaatCAATGAGTACCTCTGTGCTTGAATTTGAAAATGAAGGATCTAGAAAGTTAGGAGATGAAAATCTAAATGTTAAAGATACAAGTGTTAATGAAGATAGAATCAATTCATCACTTATAACATCAAATACTTCATTAAATCAAGAAACTTTAAACACAGATTCAATATGTCAAAATAATAGCAATCAAACTTTGACGGTTAGACCAGTAgtaagaaaaagaggaagaccTAGAAAAATTCTGCTTACAGTGCAGAAAACTGCAGACATTTCAAATAAGGAATCACAAGAAAACTTAGGGGTTTTACAAAAAATGAATGATATCTCTATTGAAGAAACGCCTGTTCATAGTAACAGACATAGTGAAGAATCATATAATTTTAGTAATAACGATGACATAGATGATAATAACAGCACTGAAG GTAATCCAGATACATCTACAAgtagaggaagaggaagaggaagaggaagaggaagaggaagaggaagaggtagAGGTAAAGGTAGAGGTAGAGGCAGGGGTAGAGGCAGAGGCAGGGGTAGAGGTAGAGGGTCATCTTATTCTGCATTAGATACTGAGTATATAGAAAATTCGGAGGGACCAATTACTATAGAAGAAAACTCAAATGAAAATAGTACTGTAACTCGTGCATCAGAA gTAAATTTTGTGACTTGCGCCAAATGTGAAGAAGATATATTAAAAGTCAACTGGGATTCACACAATCTGCGCAAGCATAATTATATGAGTTGGAAAAAGGACGATGAACCTATT GACttcgaaaataatattaaactatGGAGAAAAGTATTAATGACTGCTATTCAAAAAAGAAGGGGTCAATTGTGCTGCGAAAAATGCGGTGCTGTAAAGCGTAGTGCGAACGGTTTTATATCTCATATGCAATTTTGTGGAAAATCAGAAGAA GAAAGGCAAGCTTTGATGGTAAGTTGTCCTATCTGTGGTGCTGTTATGATGCCATCTTCTATGGAAATGCATGAAAGGGTACATAGGCAAACagaacgaaataaaataaatgaattgcAATTAAATACTGCTACTAATGAAAGAACAAAACGCAAAGCTGCAGAAAA AgcaatttcaaaaatttctgaATTTACTGAGCTTGTCAAAGACAGCAATTTACCGCctgaaaagaaaatgaagcctGACTCTTCTTTGCTG AAAAGTTTGATCAAAATGCCTGAACATAAAAGACCTATACCATCTGTGTGGAAAGGCATGTGGAAGAAAGTATTATCTTCAGGGGGAACAATAAATTGTCGTCAAGTAGGCTGTACTTATACATGTTCCTCTCTTGAAGATATGTGTGAACATGTTTCTAAGTGTAACTTCACTCCTGAGGAG agttatatatgtaaaaaatgtaaattttcaaCTACCTCTGATGAAGatataaagaagcacgtattAGAAAAGCATTCAATAACAGATGAAGTTGATAAATATTCAGATTTTGAAGAGGAAGATTGTAGTTCGGATGAAA AAACATCTACaatgaaatttttgtacaaGGAAAAATTTCGTAAAATCAAATGGAAAGAACCGTATCTGCTCGGTGTGCAATGGTCTATGGAATT CGAACAAACAAATTACGAACTTTGTCTATTTAATGATTATTTTCCTAATCAGTTTACTTTATTAAACAATTCCGATATTCTTAAATATTTGCCAGAGCTAGAAATTTCCATGCGAACAAAAAAAGAAAGTGTGTCTAAAACACTGTGTAATACAGAAGATACATGGAAGCAATGGAAACGATTTGAAGGTGGTTTAGATGAAG gCACTCCAATATTTTTTACTGGTGGACCAGTGTGGTCATTAGCTTGGTTACCTATTCCATCACCAATGTATTCTAAGGAACCTTGTCAATATATCGCGATTAGTACTCATCCAAAAATGACAAGTGAATATACTGTAGGAAAATCACACTCTGAGCCTAATATGATACAAATTTGGAATATCGGGTCTTTGGATTACGA gATTGATAGTAAAGTAGAATCTCCTACTTTGTCATATGCTATTGTACACAACAGTGGTACCATATGGTGTTTAGAATGGTGTCCTTCCGGATGTTATCAAGATGAAAGcttaaataattataagaatgaAAACAAAATACCCAGTAATCTTAAGCGAATGGGTATGCTTGCAGCAGCTTGCTCGAACGGAAATGTAAATGTTTATTCATTACCTTTTCCAGAAGAGCTTAAATTTAAGAAGACTACAGACAATga ATGGCCTATATATTCCACTGATCCAGTAATAACATTAgttgtaaatatttcaatgtatgaTAACAATGATCAAAATTGGCAATGTACCAAGTTATCATGGACAAAAGAACACGGTCATAA TACAATCGCTGCAGGATTTTCAAATGGATATATAGCTTTATGGGATTTAACATATAAATCACCATTATCAATACAAAAAAGGAAGAACacatatttcataaatgcgTTTCAGCATTTTTATGCTCATGGTAATGCTGTGAGTA TGCTAGCGTTAATTCCGTATAATAAAGGAAGATTTCTAGCTTCTGGCAGTTTAGATAGATCATACAAATTTTGGAATTTAGAAGACATAAATAGTCCTCAAATTAGTATGCAAAAGTCTATTATAGTAAATGGTGAATGGATGACACACTGGCCATGTGCTATTGTTACTTTTGATGATGCACTAGG GTACAACCATACTTATACTTATTTGATTTCATTAAGAGAACACGAATACAAATACTACCCTATTTTACAAACAAATTCTACCACATAT gctgtaGCCACTTCTGACTATGCAAATAGCATTGCACATGGCACACTAGCAGGAGAAATACAAACAATTTTCGCACATGGACTTATATATAATAGAGATATTGATAAAGCTTTAACGAAGAAAAAAATG GTGAGTTCATTTGTTAAAATAGTGGACTTCTCAGAAAAAGAAGATAGTAAAGATAATAAAAAGCACAAAAAGAATTCGAAAGATTATTGTTATATGCCAGGAACTTATGATCAGTGCCAGGATCGATTTGGTATTGTTTTTTGTGATAAATTAAAA AGCGTTGAACATCATGAGCAGAAACAACCGAATGAGGAGGAACTACTAGAAGTTCCGCTTGAAGAATATCCATTTATGTCTGTAAACAGA ATGTCTTGGAATCCGAATGCATGGAGTTACTTCTGGATGGTAGTTGGTTACCAGAATGGTTTAGTAAGATTATTAAATTTCAGATATATGTCTGTGTCGCGCGAACTAAAAACATTATTGCCTCAATACGTAAAGTCTATGCTTCATAAAGCAAAAATTACAACAGAGAAACGTTGTTAA
- the LOC126914325 gene encoding uncharacterized protein LOC126914325 isoform X2, which yields MSESELIKEEHKDFEISTPSGYPNSNIVIKPITVIKINKNNPANNADNENLKSATEVPKINTNEEKLELKSNHTKKMQNLNNSRRKEKGSTEVSNSINISRNQRKSQELKCTAKTLENNQTTSTDVPKSQRDDIRSEQSTSKRYLSESLEENKETKAEYEIDGNLLNKPEHVYKRTKCDDYITVYKKEIPDKRKMSSCNTESKQAVISNTLSNKTETTDVVHYIKCKKQELENEADERNIITLDSHKSSTSVTPVVTKRSLPLNSSNTSGNYCNVINSEGIMKDDYKNEINNKNLECKNLESIGLNHKNDNEVQMKSMSTSVLEFENEGSRKLGDENLNVKDTSVNEDRINSSLITSNTSLNQETLNTDSICQNNSNQTLTVRPVVRKRGRPRKILLTVQKTADISNKESQENLGVLQKMNDISIEETPVHSNRHSEESYNFSNNDDIDDNNSTEGNPDTSTSRGRGRGRGRGRGRGRGRGKGRGRGRGRGRGRGRGRGSSYSALDTEYIENSEGPITIEENSNENSTVTRASEVNFVTCAKCEEDILKVNWDSHNLRKHNYMSWKKDDEPIDFENNIKLWRKVLMTAIQKRRGQLCCEKCGAVKRSANGFISHMQFCGKSEEERQALMVSCPICGAVMMPSSMEMHERVHRQTERNKINELQLNTATNERTKRKAAEKAISKISEFTELVKDSNLPPEKKMKPDSSLLKSLIKMPEHKRPIPSVWKGMWKKVLSSGGTINCRQVGCTYTCSSLEDMCEHVSKCNFTPEESYICKKCKFSTTSDEDIKKHVLEKHSITDEVDKYSDFEEEDCSSDEKTSTMKFLYKEKFRKIKWKEPYLLGVQWSMEFEQTNYELCLFNDYFPNQFTLLNNSDILKYLPELEISMRTKKESVSKTLCNTEDTWKQWKRFEGGLDEGTPIFFTGGPVWSLAWLPIPSPMYSKEPCQYIAISTHPKMTSEYTVGKSHSEPNMIQIWNIGSLDYEIDSKVESPTLSYAIVHNSGTIWCLEWCPSGCYQDESLNNYKNENKIPSNLKRMGMLAAACSNGNVNVYSLPFPEELKFKKTTDNEWPIYSTDPVITLVVNISMYDNNDQNWQCTKLSWTKEHGHNTIAAGFSNGYIALWDLTYKSPLSIQKRKNTYFINAFQHFYAHGNAVSMLALIPYNKGRFLASGSLDRSYKFWNLEDINSPQISMQKSIIVNGEWMTHWPCAIVTFDDALGYNHTYTYLISLREHEYKYYPILQTNSTTYAVATSDYANSIAHGTLAGEIQTIFAHGLIYNRDIDKALTKKKMVSSFVKIVDFSEKEDSKDNKKHKKNSKDYCYMPGTYDQCQDRFGIVFCDKLKSVEHHEQKQPNEEELLEVPLEEYPFMSVNRMSWNPNAWSYFWMVVGYQNGLVRLLNFRYMSVSRELKTLLPQYVKSMLHKAKITTEKRC from the exons ATGTCTGAATCAGAACTTATAAAAGAAGAACATAAAGATTTTGAGATTTCCACACCCAGTGGATATCCAAACTCAAACATTGTGATAAAACCAATCACTgtcataaaaattaataaaaataatccaGCAAATAATGCAGATAACGAAAATTTAAAAAGTGCAACAGAAGTGCctaaaattaatacaaatgaaGAAAAATTAGAACTAAAATCAAATCACACAAAGAAAATGCAGAATCTTAATAATAGTAGAAGGAAAGAGAAGGGTAGCACAGAAGTAAGTAACTccataaatatttcaagaaatCAGAGAAAATCACAAGAACTAAAATGTACTGCTAAaaccttagaaaataatcaaaCTACCTCAACTGATGTACCAAAGTCTCAGAGAGATGATATAAGATCAGAACAAAGTACTAGTAAAAGATATTTAAGTGAAAGTTTAGAAGAGAATAAGGAAACAAAAGCAGAATATGAAATTGATGGAAATTTACTTAATAAACCTGAACATGTTTATAAACGAACTAAATGTGATGATTATATTACagtatataaaaaagaaattccaGACAAAAGAAAAATGAGTTCTTGTAATACAGAATCAAAACAAGCAGTAATTTCTAATACTTTATCAAATAAAACTGAAACAACTGATGTTGTTCATTACATTAAATGTAAAAAACAAGAGCTTGAAAATGAAGCTGATGAAAGGAATATAATTACACTTGATTCACATAAATCTTCTACTTCTGTTACACCAGTTGTGACAAAACGTTCATTGCCTTTGAATTCCTCTAATACTTCTGGAAATTATTGTAATGTTATAAATAGTGAAGGAATAATGAAGGAcgattataaaaatgaaataaataataaaaatttggaatgtaaaaatttagaaagtatAGGGTTGAATCATAAGAATgataatgaagtacaaatgaaatCAATGAGTACCTCTGTGCTTGAATTTGAAAATGAAGGATCTAGAAAGTTAGGAGATGAAAATCTAAATGTTAAAGATACAAGTGTTAATGAAGATAGAATCAATTCATCACTTATAACATCAAATACTTCATTAAATCAAGAAACTTTAAACACAGATTCAATATGTCAAAATAATAGCAATCAAACTTTGACGGTTAGACCAGTAgtaagaaaaagaggaagaccTAGAAAAATTCTGCTTACAGTGCAGAAAACTGCAGACATTTCAAATAAGGAATCACAAGAAAACTTAGGGGTTTTACAAAAAATGAATGATATCTCTATTGAAGAAACGCCTGTTCATAGTAACAGACATAGTGAAGAATCATATAATTTTAGTAATAACGATGACATAGATGATAATAACAGCACTGAAG GTAATCCAGATACATCTACAAgtagaggaagaggaagaggaagaggaagaggaagaggaagaggaagaggtagAGGTAAAGGTAGAGGTAGAGGCAGGGGTAGAGGCAGAGGCAGGGGTAGAGGTAGAGGGTCATCTTATTCTGCATTAGATACTGAGTATATAGAAAATTCGGAGGGACCAATTACTATAGAAGAAAACTCAAATGAAAATAGTACTGTAACTCGTGCATCAGAA gTAAATTTTGTGACTTGCGCCAAATGTGAAGAAGATATATTAAAAGTCAACTGGGATTCACACAATCTGCGCAAGCATAATTATATGAGTTGGAAAAAGGACGATGAACCTATT GACttcgaaaataatattaaactatGGAGAAAAGTATTAATGACTGCTATTCAAAAAAGAAGGGGTCAATTGTGCTGCGAAAAATGCGGTGCTGTAAAGCGTAGTGCGAACGGTTTTATATCTCATATGCAATTTTGTGGAAAATCAGAAGAA GAAAGGCAAGCTTTGATGGTAAGTTGTCCTATCTGTGGTGCTGTTATGATGCCATCTTCTATGGAAATGCATGAAAGGGTACATAGGCAAACagaacgaaataaaataaatgaattgcAATTAAATACTGCTACTAATGAAAGAACAAAACGCAAAGCTGCAGAAAA AgcaatttcaaaaatttctgaATTTACTGAGCTTGTCAAAGACAGCAATTTACCGCctgaaaagaaaatgaagcctGACTCTTCTTTGCTG AAAAGTTTGATCAAAATGCCTGAACATAAAAGACCTATACCATCTGTGTGGAAAGGCATGTGGAAGAAAGTATTATCTTCAGGGGGAACAATAAATTGTCGTCAAGTAGGCTGTACTTATACATGTTCCTCTCTTGAAGATATGTGTGAACATGTTTCTAAGTGTAACTTCACTCCTGAGGAG agttatatatgtaaaaaatgtaaattttcaaCTACCTCTGATGAAGatataaagaagcacgtattAGAAAAGCATTCAATAACAGATGAAGTTGATAAATATTCAGATTTTGAAGAGGAAGATTGTAGTTCGGATGAAA AAACATCTACaatgaaatttttgtacaaGGAAAAATTTCGTAAAATCAAATGGAAAGAACCGTATCTGCTCGGTGTGCAATGGTCTATGGAATT CGAACAAACAAATTACGAACTTTGTCTATTTAATGATTATTTTCCTAATCAGTTTACTTTATTAAACAATTCCGATATTCTTAAATATTTGCCAGAGCTAGAAATTTCCATGCGAACAAAAAAAGAAAGTGTGTCTAAAACACTGTGTAATACAGAAGATACATGGAAGCAATGGAAACGATTTGAAGGTGGTTTAGATGAAG gCACTCCAATATTTTTTACTGGTGGACCAGTGTGGTCATTAGCTTGGTTACCTATTCCATCACCAATGTATTCTAAGGAACCTTGTCAATATATCGCGATTAGTACTCATCCAAAAATGACAAGTGAATATACTGTAGGAAAATCACACTCTGAGCCTAATATGATACAAATTTGGAATATCGGGTCTTTGGATTACGA gATTGATAGTAAAGTAGAATCTCCTACTTTGTCATATGCTATTGTACACAACAGTGGTACCATATGGTGTTTAGAATGGTGTCCTTCCGGATGTTATCAAGATGAAAGcttaaataattataagaatgaAAACAAAATACCCAGTAATCTTAAGCGAATGGGTATGCTTGCAGCAGCTTGCTCGAACGGAAATGTAAATGTTTATTCATTACCTTTTCCAGAAGAGCTTAAATTTAAGAAGACTACAGACAATga ATGGCCTATATATTCCACTGATCCAGTAATAACATTAgttgtaaatatttcaatgtatgaTAACAATGATCAAAATTGGCAATGTACCAAGTTATCATGGACAAAAGAACACGGTCATAA TACAATCGCTGCAGGATTTTCAAATGGATATATAGCTTTATGGGATTTAACATATAAATCACCATTATCAATACAAAAAAGGAAGAACacatatttcataaatgcgTTTCAGCATTTTTATGCTCATGGTAATGCTGTGAGTA TGCTAGCGTTAATTCCGTATAATAAAGGAAGATTTCTAGCTTCTGGCAGTTTAGATAGATCATACAAATTTTGGAATTTAGAAGACATAAATAGTCCTCAAATTAGTATGCAAAAGTCTATTATAGTAAATGGTGAATGGATGACACACTGGCCATGTGCTATTGTTACTTTTGATGATGCACTAGG GTACAACCATACTTATACTTATTTGATTTCATTAAGAGAACACGAATACAAATACTACCCTATTTTACAAACAAATTCTACCACATAT gctgtaGCCACTTCTGACTATGCAAATAGCATTGCACATGGCACACTAGCAGGAGAAATACAAACAATTTTCGCACATGGACTTATATATAATAGAGATATTGATAAAGCTTTAACGAAGAAAAAAATG GTGAGTTCATTTGTTAAAATAGTGGACTTCTCAGAAAAAGAAGATAGTAAAGATAATAAAAAGCACAAAAAGAATTCGAAAGATTATTGTTATATGCCAGGAACTTATGATCAGTGCCAGGATCGATTTGGTATTGTTTTTTGTGATAAATTAAAA AGCGTTGAACATCATGAGCAGAAACAACCGAATGAGGAGGAACTACTAGAAGTTCCGCTTGAAGAATATCCATTTATGTCTGTAAACAGA ATGTCTTGGAATCCGAATGCATGGAGTTACTTCTGGATGGTAGTTGGTTACCAGAATGGTTTAGTAAGATTATTAAATTTCAGATATATGTCTGTGTCGCGCGAACTAAAAACATTATTGCCTCAATACGTAAAGTCTATGCTTCATAAAGCAAAAATTACAACAGAGAAACGTTGTTAA